From Triticum urartu cultivar G1812 chromosome 2, Tu2.1, whole genome shotgun sequence, a single genomic window includes:
- the LOC125540271 gene encoding peroxisome biogenesis protein 22-like, with translation MPGLAAAEQDAVSLVRRVARALNRRISDLVALLFRHKSAGSFGAVAGFAIAVVFAWKFLRSSSTPRPRRPAAPKRPSAAGSAAPAPDGPAEPAGDSGTLTTRQIVARRLGGCRRVTCQLVGIVFEEKTPEELQNHATVKPSVVELLLEISKYCDFYLMETVLDDKSEENALMALEKAGLFNTGGLMKEKVLFCSSEVGRTSFVRQLESDFHIDASLEIISQLSRFIRCQLFVSSMEGGQLAANVFNSPSLEQFFS, from the exons ATGCCGGGCCTCGCCGCCGCCGAGCAGGACGCCGTCTCGCTGGTGCGCCGCGTCGCCCGGGCCCTCAACCGCCGGATCTCCGACCTCGTCGCCTTGCTCTTCCGCCACAAG AGCGCGGGGTCCTTCGGCGCCGTCGCGGGCTTCGCCATCGCCGTCGTCTTCGCTTGGAAGTTCCTGCGCTCCTCCTCGACGCCCAGGCCCCGCCGGCCCGCCGCCCCCAAGCGGCCCTCGGCCGCCGGCTCGGCCGCGCCTGCCCCCGACGGCCCGGCCGAGCCCGCCGGCGACTCTGGGACG CTGACGACGCGGCAGATCGTGGCAAGGCGGCTCGGCGGCTGCAGAAGG GTCACTTGCCAACTAGTCGGTATTGTATTTGAGGAGAAAACTCCCGAGGAGCTTCAG AACCATGCCACCGTTAAGCCCTCAGTGGTGGAACTACTACTGGAAATATCCAAATACtgtgatttttatttgatggaaACTGTACTTGATGATAAGAGTGAG GAGAATGCTCTTATGGCCCTGGAGAAAGCCGGGCTTTTCAATACTGGTGGCTTGATGAAAGAAAAG GTACTCTTTTGCAGCAGTGAAGTAGGCCGAACTTCGTTTGTTCGACAGTTGGAGTCAGATTTCCACATCGACGCAAGCCTTGAGATAATTTCCCAACTATCT CGGTTCATTCGGTGCCAGCTGTTTGTTTCCTCCATGGAAGGAGGGCAGCTCGCAGCCAATGTATTTAACTCCCCGAGCCTGGAGCAGTTCTTCTCTTGA